Proteins encoded within one genomic window of Oncorhynchus tshawytscha isolate Ot180627B linkage group LG02, Otsh_v2.0, whole genome shotgun sequence:
- the LOC112244823 gene encoding DENN domain-containing protein 2D isoform X1: MSNEVDAGDYGPMKRLSTMFSTLQDKFHRDRSDRDLTLPQPTAPALAVTSFFEYLVVVSLGKKRGQGTYEPQITYQFPKLANMELSQREEEEKSLKAILLFCFPEGVNWAPLTEYPSETFSFVLTEVDGSRKNGYCRRLLPHGKGARAPEAYCIISRVACFGLFSKIFDEVEKRRQISMAMIYPFMQSLREAPFPAPGNTVKIKSFIPESGTEIISLTRPLDSWLEHVDFRTLFHCLTNEEVLKVFASTVLERRIIFMAEELSTLSQVLHAVAALLYPFTWQHTFISIVPSVLIDVVMAPTPYLLGVQRSKLDDVTDQSDMLIVDLTEGAERTFITCIGDESTILPEKLQEELLQALCCRRDNSTSEELNKVVSEAFLSFFVKTVGHFSSHVKGSSGRQPGVFQKKSFCKASEHKASQHFVKRFIQTQMFDIFIQEVERRPTQEGFFHKKIAEYQESKKKEKAMRGQLPKTHHQAV; the protein is encoded by the exons ATGTCCAATGAGGTTGATGCGGGGGACTATGGGCCAATGAAACGGCTCAGTACCATGTTTTCAACCCTCCAGGATAAGTTCCACAGAGACC GGAGTGATAGGGATTTGACCCTGCCTCAGCCTACTGCCCCAGCCCTCGCGGTGACCTCTTTCTTTGAGTACCTGGTGGTGGTCAGCTTAGGGAAGAAGAGGGGGCAAGGGACGTATGAACCCCAGATCACATATCAGTTTCCCAAG cttGCTAATATGGAGCtctcacagagagaggaagaagagaagtcCCTGAAAGCCATCCTCCTTTTCTGTTTCCCAGAGGGGGTCAACTGGGCCCCCCTCACTGAATACCCCAG TGAGACCTTCTCCTTTGTTCTGACGGAGGTCGACGGCAGTAGGAAGAATGGCTACTGCAGGAGGTTACTG CCCCATGGCAAAGGGGCGCGGGCTCCGGAGGCCTATTGCATCATCAGTCGGGTGGCCTGTTTTGGACTCTTTTCTAAG ATCTTTGATGAGGTGGAGAAGCGCCGGCAGATCTCTATGGCGATGATCTATCCATTCATGCAAAGCCTGAGGGAGGCGCCGTTCCCTGCTCCTGGAAACACTGTCAAGATCAAGAGCTTCATTCCAGAGTCTGGAACAGAG ATCATCAGTTTGACGAGGCCGTTGGACTCATGGTTGGAGCATGTGGATTTCCGGACACTGTTCCACTGTCTCACAAATGAGGAGGTGCTGAAGGTGTTTGCGTCCACCGTGCTTGAACGACGAATCATCTTCATGGCTGAAGAACTCAG taccctgtctCAGGTGCTGCATGCAGTTGCGGCGCTGCTCTACCCGTTCACATGGCAACACACCTTCATCTCCATCGTTCCCTCAGTGCTGATTGATGTCGTCATGGCACCCACTCCCTACCTACTTGGTGTCCAAAGGAGCAAACTGGATGATGTCACCGACCAGAgcgat ATGCTCATTGTGGATCTGacagaaggagcagagagaaccTTCATAACCTGT ATAGGAGACGAGAGCACCATCCTACCAGAGAAACTACAGGAGGAGCTTCTCCAGGCCTTGTGTTGCAGAAGAGACAACTCCA CCtcagaggagttaaacaaggtgGTCTCGGAggccttcctctccttctttgtGAAGACGGTGGGTCACTTCTCCTCCCATGTCAAAGGAAGCAGCGGTAGGCAGCCCGGGGTGTTCCAGAAGAAGAGCTTCTGCAAGGCCTCCGAGCACAAGGCCAGCCAACATTTTGTCAAGCGTTTTATCCAGACACAGATGTTTGACATCTTCATACAGGAAGTGGAGAGACGGCCCACACAGGAAG gaTTCTTCCACAAAAAAATTGCGGAGTACCAAGAGAGTAAGAAGAAAGAGAAAGCAATGAGAG gacaattaccaaAAACACatcaccaggctgtgtaa
- the LOC112244823 gene encoding DENN domain-containing protein 2D isoform X2, which produces MGLPVAAGSDRDLTLPQPTAPALAVTSFFEYLVVVSLGKKRGQGTYEPQITYQFPKLANMELSQREEEEKSLKAILLFCFPEGVNWAPLTEYPSETFSFVLTEVDGSRKNGYCRRLLPHGKGARAPEAYCIISRVACFGLFSKIFDEVEKRRQISMAMIYPFMQSLREAPFPAPGNTVKIKSFIPESGTEIISLTRPLDSWLEHVDFRTLFHCLTNEEVLKVFASTVLERRIIFMAEELSTLSQVLHAVAALLYPFTWQHTFISIVPSVLIDVVMAPTPYLLGVQRSKLDDVTDQSDMLIVDLTEGAERTFITCIGDESTILPEKLQEELLQALCCRRDNSTSEELNKVVSEAFLSFFVKTVGHFSSHVKGSSGRQPGVFQKKSFCKASEHKASQHFVKRFIQTQMFDIFIQEVERRPTQEGFFHKKIAEYQESKKKEKAMRGQLPKTHHQAV; this is translated from the exons atgggactcccggtcgcggctg GGAGTGATAGGGATTTGACCCTGCCTCAGCCTACTGCCCCAGCCCTCGCGGTGACCTCTTTCTTTGAGTACCTGGTGGTGGTCAGCTTAGGGAAGAAGAGGGGGCAAGGGACGTATGAACCCCAGATCACATATCAGTTTCCCAAG cttGCTAATATGGAGCtctcacagagagaggaagaagagaagtcCCTGAAAGCCATCCTCCTTTTCTGTTTCCCAGAGGGGGTCAACTGGGCCCCCCTCACTGAATACCCCAG TGAGACCTTCTCCTTTGTTCTGACGGAGGTCGACGGCAGTAGGAAGAATGGCTACTGCAGGAGGTTACTG CCCCATGGCAAAGGGGCGCGGGCTCCGGAGGCCTATTGCATCATCAGTCGGGTGGCCTGTTTTGGACTCTTTTCTAAG ATCTTTGATGAGGTGGAGAAGCGCCGGCAGATCTCTATGGCGATGATCTATCCATTCATGCAAAGCCTGAGGGAGGCGCCGTTCCCTGCTCCTGGAAACACTGTCAAGATCAAGAGCTTCATTCCAGAGTCTGGAACAGAG ATCATCAGTTTGACGAGGCCGTTGGACTCATGGTTGGAGCATGTGGATTTCCGGACACTGTTCCACTGTCTCACAAATGAGGAGGTGCTGAAGGTGTTTGCGTCCACCGTGCTTGAACGACGAATCATCTTCATGGCTGAAGAACTCAG taccctgtctCAGGTGCTGCATGCAGTTGCGGCGCTGCTCTACCCGTTCACATGGCAACACACCTTCATCTCCATCGTTCCCTCAGTGCTGATTGATGTCGTCATGGCACCCACTCCCTACCTACTTGGTGTCCAAAGGAGCAAACTGGATGATGTCACCGACCAGAgcgat ATGCTCATTGTGGATCTGacagaaggagcagagagaaccTTCATAACCTGT ATAGGAGACGAGAGCACCATCCTACCAGAGAAACTACAGGAGGAGCTTCTCCAGGCCTTGTGTTGCAGAAGAGACAACTCCA CCtcagaggagttaaacaaggtgGTCTCGGAggccttcctctccttctttgtGAAGACGGTGGGTCACTTCTCCTCCCATGTCAAAGGAAGCAGCGGTAGGCAGCCCGGGGTGTTCCAGAAGAAGAGCTTCTGCAAGGCCTCCGAGCACAAGGCCAGCCAACATTTTGTCAAGCGTTTTATCCAGACACAGATGTTTGACATCTTCATACAGGAAGTGGAGAGACGGCCCACACAGGAAG gaTTCTTCCACAAAAAAATTGCGGAGTACCAAGAGAGTAAGAAGAAAGAGAAAGCAATGAGAG gacaattaccaaAAACACatcaccaggctgtgtaa
- the LOC112244823 gene encoding DENN domain-containing protein 2D isoform X3, with the protein MELSQREEEEKSLKAILLFCFPEGVNWAPLTEYPSETFSFVLTEVDGSRKNGYCRRLLPHGKGARAPEAYCIISRVACFGLFSKIFDEVEKRRQISMAMIYPFMQSLREAPFPAPGNTVKIKSFIPESGTEIISLTRPLDSWLEHVDFRTLFHCLTNEEVLKVFASTVLERRIIFMAEELSTLSQVLHAVAALLYPFTWQHTFISIVPSVLIDVVMAPTPYLLGVQRSKLDDVTDQSDMLIVDLTEGAERTFITCIGDESTILPEKLQEELLQALCCRRDNSTSEELNKVVSEAFLSFFVKTVGHFSSHVKGSSGRQPGVFQKKSFCKASEHKASQHFVKRFIQTQMFDIFIQEVERRPTQEGFFHKKIAEYQESKKKEKAMRGQLPKTHHQAV; encoded by the exons ATGGAGCtctcacagagagaggaagaagagaagtcCCTGAAAGCCATCCTCCTTTTCTGTTTCCCAGAGGGGGTCAACTGGGCCCCCCTCACTGAATACCCCAG TGAGACCTTCTCCTTTGTTCTGACGGAGGTCGACGGCAGTAGGAAGAATGGCTACTGCAGGAGGTTACTG CCCCATGGCAAAGGGGCGCGGGCTCCGGAGGCCTATTGCATCATCAGTCGGGTGGCCTGTTTTGGACTCTTTTCTAAG ATCTTTGATGAGGTGGAGAAGCGCCGGCAGATCTCTATGGCGATGATCTATCCATTCATGCAAAGCCTGAGGGAGGCGCCGTTCCCTGCTCCTGGAAACACTGTCAAGATCAAGAGCTTCATTCCAGAGTCTGGAACAGAG ATCATCAGTTTGACGAGGCCGTTGGACTCATGGTTGGAGCATGTGGATTTCCGGACACTGTTCCACTGTCTCACAAATGAGGAGGTGCTGAAGGTGTTTGCGTCCACCGTGCTTGAACGACGAATCATCTTCATGGCTGAAGAACTCAG taccctgtctCAGGTGCTGCATGCAGTTGCGGCGCTGCTCTACCCGTTCACATGGCAACACACCTTCATCTCCATCGTTCCCTCAGTGCTGATTGATGTCGTCATGGCACCCACTCCCTACCTACTTGGTGTCCAAAGGAGCAAACTGGATGATGTCACCGACCAGAgcgat ATGCTCATTGTGGATCTGacagaaggagcagagagaaccTTCATAACCTGT ATAGGAGACGAGAGCACCATCCTACCAGAGAAACTACAGGAGGAGCTTCTCCAGGCCTTGTGTTGCAGAAGAGACAACTCCA CCtcagaggagttaaacaaggtgGTCTCGGAggccttcctctccttctttgtGAAGACGGTGGGTCACTTCTCCTCCCATGTCAAAGGAAGCAGCGGTAGGCAGCCCGGGGTGTTCCAGAAGAAGAGCTTCTGCAAGGCCTCCGAGCACAAGGCCAGCCAACATTTTGTCAAGCGTTTTATCCAGACACAGATGTTTGACATCTTCATACAGGAAGTGGAGAGACGGCCCACACAGGAAG gaTTCTTCCACAAAAAAATTGCGGAGTACCAAGAGAGTAAGAAGAAAGAGAAAGCAATGAGAG gacaattaccaaAAACACatcaccaggctgtgtaa